A genomic stretch from Scheffersomyces stipitis CBS 6054 chromosome 6, complete sequence includes:
- a CDS encoding predicted protein: protein MTSPFAHPWLESFTAILPLPRSKDEWLIVDISNSIREKPQWKSQYKDESIASQWKQEIKDCYSDKTQLIDEIIDYVFAELEWYDNVESEYPGFTIACDDKIVFSDTAIDPDLKLRLSSELKNLQSSFGDKPDYHPHTGNKVVDLIHPSLFPLEYSATPTYADAKKSVVQLHEYSDEIHKVKKWVGKYGTSHKFQWLPSLLRINHETDTFEFKSYINNLHPTKYASLYKDIQAVFNAVVPGLNFCLSRYASKPYFRIDIPPFEEAYEEEFQEKFKEFIDSDEPWKGEKFWELMNSKVNYLKSFHPKYVEGPDTNKTIDLVQDFHRLKVIVKASNIELTPDNPRYEGGKWHVDGTINEDIVASVMYYYDVENITESNLKFKACFGDPKYEQGDDTYPREIYGVKDGDVMTRELGSITAHEGRIVISPNCFQHQVAPFELKNKSKPGHRKLLCFYLVDPYNHVVVTTDQVPPQQKAWWDDNELKKNLADSLRKKILDLKPDEEFPVSWERAQEVREELMKDRNKDLDEFDEDPAFTRKFSFWNYDSSAEETAE from the exons ATGACTTCTCCCTTTGCCCATCCTTGGTTGGAATCCTTCACAGCCATTTTGCCCTTACCACGCAGCAAGGACGAATGGTTGATTGTCGACATCTCCAACTCTATCCGGGAGAAGCCTCAATGGAAATCTCAGTACAAGGACGAATCGATTGCTTCTCAATGGAAGcaggaaatcaaggatTGCTACTCTGACAAGACGCAGTTGattgatgaaatcatcGACTATGTGTTTGCCGAGTTGGAATGGTATGACAATGTCGAATCCGAGTATCCAG GATTCACCATTGCCTGCGACGACAAGATCGTATTTTCCGACACGGCCATTGATCCTGATTTGAAGCTCAGACTTAGttcagaattgaaaaatctacAACTGTCTTTTGGAGATAAGCCGGACTATCATCCTCATACAGGCAACAAGGTGGTTGATCTTATCCATCCTTCCTTGTTCCCCCTTGAGTATAGTGCAACTCCTACATACGCAGATGCAAAAAAGTCCGTGGTGCAATTGCATGAGTACTCTGACGAAATCCACAAGGTTAAGAAGTGGGTGGGAAAGTATGGAACTTCCCATAAGTTTCAGTGGTTGCCTTCCTTATTGAGAATCAATCATGAAACGGATACGTTTGAGTTCAAGTCCTACATTAAcaatttgcacccaacTAAATATGCTTCTCTCTATAAGGATATCCAAGCTGTGTTCAATGCTGTAGTACCAGGTTTGAACTTTTGTTTATCAAGGTACGCTTCCAAGCCGTATTTTAGAATAGACATTCCcccatttgaagaagcgTACGAGGAAGAGTTTCAGGAGAAGTTTAAGGAGTTCATTGACAGTGACGAACCTTGGAAGGGCGAAAAGTTCTGGGAACTCATGAACTCCAAAGTTAACTACTTAAAATCTTTCCATCCCAAGTATGTTGAAGGACCTGATACTAACAAGACTATTGATCTAGTCCAAGACTTTCACAGATTGAAGGTAATCGTTAAGGCTTCCAACATTGAATTAACACCCGACAATCCACGCTATGAAGGTGGAAAGTGGCATGTGGATGGGACTATCAATGAAGACATAGTAGCTAGTGTGATGTACTATTATGATGTTGAGAACATCACTGAGTCGAATCTCAAGTTCAAGGCCTGTTTTGGTGACCCCAAGTACGAACAGGGTGATGATACCTACCCACGAGAAATATATGGTGTGAAGGATGGTGATGTCATGACGAGAGAGCTTGGAAGCATCACAGCTCACGAGGGTAGAATTGTCATTTCTCCCAACTGCTTCCAGCATCAAGTTGCTCCctttgaattgaagaacaagtcgAAACCGGGCCATCGCAAGCTATTATGTTTCTATCTTGTGGACCCCTATAACCATGTCGTTGTGACTACTGACCAAGTTCCTCCTCAGCAGAAAGCTTGGTGGGACGATaacgagttgaagaagaatttggcGGATAGTctcagaaagaagattcttgatttgaagCCAGACGAAGAATTTCCTGTGAGTTGGGAAAGAGCCCAGGAAGTCCGAGAGGAGTTGATGAAGGATAGAAACAAAGACCTTGACGAATTTGACGAGGATCCTGCTTTCACTAGGaagttttccttttggaacTACGATCTGTCGGCCGAAGAAACAGCTGAATag
- a CDS encoding mating factor alpha precursor: MHLRSTAILSAVVFTSVALSAPTSGQNIDIDFPDESIAGAIPLSYDLVPIIGSYQGQNVILIVNSTIAAASEAAASEGKSKRDANAWHWTSYGVFEPGKRDANANAAPWHWTSYGVFEPGKRDANADAAPWHWTSYGVFEPGK, encoded by the coding sequence ATGCATTTACGTTCCACTGCCATCTTGTCTGCTGTCGTGTTCACCTCAGTTGCTCTTTCTGCTCCTACTTCAGGACAGAACATCGACATCGACTTTCCTGATGAATCTATTGCAGGTGCAATTCCTCTTTCTTATGACTTAGTTCCAATTATTGGTTCTTATCAAGGACAAAATGTCATTCTTATTGTCAACAGTACCATTGCTGCTGCCtcagaagctgctgcttcAGAAGGCAAGTCTAAGAGAGATGCCAACGCCTGGCATTGGACCAGTTACGGCGTCTTCGAACCTGGTAAAAGAGACGCCAACGCTAATGCAGCCCCATGGCATTGGACCAGTTACGGTGTTTTTGAGCCTGGAAAGAGAGACGCTAATGCCGACGCAGCCCCATGGCATTGGACCAGCTACGGTGTTTTTGAACCTGGCAAG
- a CDS encoding predicted protein (go_function RNA binding): MAKTKSRGRRVEKSADKLEKKAQSLFEDTKSTGEEGGDDSNEIDASLKSPFFGLVDSNELDYFKQAESTLNVNAFDSDEDREGFIRSVLEEARGKELKLVTNQICSKLMERLILFASDRQLKNIFGQFSGHFVALAHHKYSSHVLETLLVRSAALIEKELIHDDSSQNEEEREEQEEGEVTDPMEGLFIKMVDEFKPHLQGMLEHQYSSHVLRLLILILAGKELPSTTTSNSTLRSKKSKIARKMIEIKDNQDFNKSFQTPSSFKIQLRELCNSVSNNQNSKRMRELAIHKIASPVLQLLIQVEGLVDRDRTFWHLIFLKDSEDKNSQEEAFVEYLLSDSVGSHFLEATIKNDGARIKYIERLYKLYMEDRILKLAKRSTTGVYIIQALLFKLKPVDVEHILDEIIPELSNLISISENQNLDLGQRLIDASISRGNYRRDEIIEQLFLKFAPNYNVQDPQLKTTSEFIENVLQLTGSTLGNTRDDWPTAEERRRSFFLEKLMEYDYKFVICVWYNFLALPVERFIQMCFHGVFSHIVERALVVIPSSEGEPKPVLILRKRVLNLFKDQIVNMSCNSYGSHIVDALWNFSVLLPMYKDRIGTELQGDSHKVKESTYGRLVWKNWSMELFVRKKYDWKSLIKQQEQAYYGVNDENGTTSRVKKPIELKMEKLAEERRLREEAAAKSESGYKRRHEDDNEDDYAKKQKLRGRRR, from the coding sequence ATGGCCAAGACGAAGTCCAGAGGTAGAAGAGTCGAAAAGAGTGCTGATAAGCTTGAAAAGAAGGCTCAGTCTCTTTTCGAAGATACCAAGTCCACTGGCGAAGAAGGCGGAGATGACAGTAACGAAATCGATGCCTCATTGAAAAGTCCATTTTTCGGTTTAGTAGATTCCAACGAATTGGACTACTTCAAACAAGCAGAGTCAACATTGAACGTAAATGCGTTTGATAGTGACGAAGATCGTGAAGGGTTCATTAGATCtgttttggaagaagccagaggaaaggaattgaaattgGTCACCAACCAGATCTGttccaagttgatggaaagaTTGATTTTGTTTGCTAGCGATAGACAATTGAAAAACATATTTGGCCAGTTTTCGGGACATTTTGTAGCATTGGCCCATCATAAATACTCTTCCCATGTATTGGAAACTTTGTTGGTGAGATCTGCTGCCTTGATCGAAAAGGAGTTGATCCATGATGACAGCAGTCAAAATGAAGAGGAACGggaagaacaggaagaaggagaagtgACAGATCCTATGGAAGGTTTGTTCATCAAGATGGTTGACGAATTCAAGCCTCATTTGCAAGGAATGTTGGAACACCAATACTCATCGCATGTTCTCCGTTTGCTTATCTTGATTTTGGCAGGTAAGGAATTACCTTCTACAACTACTTCCAACTCTACCTTGAGATCGAAAAAGTCCAAGATCGCCAGAAAAATGATTGAAATAAAAGATAACcaagacttcaacaagtcattCCAGACACCATCCTCGTTCAAGATTCAACTAAGAGAACTCTGTAATTCCGTAAGCAACAACCAAAATAGCAAACGTATGAGAGAACTTGCTATACACAAGATCGCATCTCCAGTTTTGCAATTACTtattcaagttgaaggcttGGTTGATAGAGATAGAACCTTCTGGCACTTGATATTCTTAAAGGATTCGGAAGACAAGAactctcaagaagaagccttCGTGGAATACTTGTTGTCTGACTCTGTTGGTTCTCATTTCTTGGAAGCAACTATCAAGAATGACGGTGCCAGAATCAAATACATTGAAAGATTATACAAGTTATACATGGAGGATAGAATCTTAAAGTTAGCAAAGAGATCGACTACCGGTGTTTATATCATCCAAGCcttgttgttcaagttgaaaccAGTGGACGTTGAACAcattcttgatgaaatcatTCCCGAGTTGTCCAATTTGATTTCCATTTCCGAGAACCAAAACTTAGACTTAGGTCAGAGATTAATAGATGCGTCCATCTCCAGAGGTAACTACAGAAGAGATGAGATCATCGagcaattgttcttgaagtttgctCCTAACTACAATGTCCAAGATCCACAACTCAAAACCACCTCCGAGTTCATCGAAAACGTCTTGCAATTGACAGGCTCAACTTTGGGGAATACTCGTGACGACTGGCCAACggcagaagaaagaagaagatcatttttcttggaaaagttgatggaaTACGACTACAAGTTCGTGATATGTGTGTGGTATAACTTCTTGGCTTTGCCAGTAGAAAGATTCATCCAGATGTGTTTCCACGGCGTTTTTTCTCATATTGTAGAACGTGCTTTAGTGGTTAtaccatcttctgaaggtGAACCAAAGCCCGTTTTGATTCTCAGAAAGAGGGTTTTGAATCTTTTTAAAGATCAAATTGTCAACATGTCGTGCAACTCTTACGGATCCCACATCGTTGATGCATTGTGGAACTTTTCTGTGTTGTTACCTATGTATAAGGATAGAATTGGCACGGAATTGCAGGGAGACTCGCATAAGGTCAAGGAAAGTACCTACGGTAGATTGGTGTGGAAGAACTGGTCCATGGAATTGTTTGTTAGAAAGAAGTACGACTGgaagtcgttgatcaaGCAACAAGAGCAGGCATACTATGGTGTGAATGACGAAAATGGAACCACTTCAAGAGTCAAAAAACcaattgaattgaagatggaaaAATTGGCTGAAGAAAGGAGGTTGCGTGAAGAAGCCGCAGCTAAGTCTGAAAGTGGCTACAAGAGACGACACGAAGATGATAACGAGGATGACTACGCTAAAAAACAGAAGCTTAGAGGTCGTAGAAGATAG
- the MSD1 gene encoding aspartyl-tRNA synthetase (go_component cytoplasm~go_function tRNA ligase activity; ATP binding; nucleic acid binding~go_process tRNA aminoacylation for protein translation), producing TSLPDKELTLAKFDFPLATHSIRKVTYKLDSFLDDKSIKVTINGHINRKPRIRPELSFAEIRDSNGDCTQILLTPQTTSSKLFDLLKTTTVEDAVSVTGHVQLKKMKPGDATREWELVVDNLQILNSSNLDAARLDKLKHSNPEQLPPQFRYLQLRTKFYQNALKTRSKVAMLIRNIFTENHEFTEIETPLLFKSTPEGAREFLVPTRSPDKFYALPQSPQQYKQILMSSGFTRYFQIAKCFRDEDLRADRQPEFTQVDLEMAYVNNCDQVGVVVEDLIHNVWNRIRNISTYRVNEQGYLEAIDFDSTKPNSSLHFGKLKYIDALCKYGIDKPDLRSKLEFVNLSELFIPSSTNNGQFPVLEACILKKAFEPSKGKYKLPRSLIDPLSYTRRKPIVIPIQDENDATNWYKKFIEKKVFSEAATFSEHKLQASLDLEAGDILAFSTRAELPYENPTPLGKFRQLAINEFPEKWNREIYDKSSGTISEVKDTSAIFVGSWVVEFPLFSPVEISSSSNNDFPEYDFTSFESTHHPFTMAKHEDYDLLETAPLKVRGEHYDLVINGVEVGGGSRRIHDAELQKFVFKNILNITNYNDLFGHLLHALSMGCPPHAGLALGFDRLCAMLLGSASIRDVIAFPKNQSGFDPVVESPTSVSESTLNQYYITTKLNS from the coding sequence ACTTCTCTTCCAGACAAAGAGCTTACTTTAGCTAAGTTTGACTTTCCATTGGCTACCCACTCCATAAGAAAAGTGACCTATAAACTAGATTCATTTCTTGATGACAAGTCGATAAAGGTAACTATAAACGGACACATCAACAGAAAGCCGAGAATCCGGCCCGAGTTGAGTTTTGCTGAAATCAGAGACTCCAATGGTGATTGTACCCAGATACTCTTGACTCCCCAGACTACCAGCAGCAAATTGTTTGATTTGCTCAAAACGACAACAGTAGAAGATGCAGTTAGTGTCACAGGACACGTTCAACTTAAGAAAATGAAGCCAGGAGATGCCACCCGTGAATGGGAATTGGTGGTAGATAATTTACAGATACTCAATTCCTCTAACTTGGATGCAGCCAGATTGgacaaattgaaacatTCCAATCCGGAGCAATTACCTCCACAATTCAGATATTTACAATTAAGAACGAAATTCTACCAGAATGCCTTGAAAACCAGAAGCAAGGTTGCCATGTTGATAAGGAATATCTTCACCGAGAATCATGAGTTCACAGAAATAGAAactcctcttcttttcaagtCTACTCCGGAGGGAGCTAGAGAATTTCTTGTACCAACCAGATCGCCAGACAAATTCTATGCTTTGCCTCAGTCACCTCAGCAATATAAGCAAATTTTAATGAGCTCAGGGTTCACCAGATACTTCCAAATTGCCAAATGTTTCAGAGACGAGGATTTGAGGGCTGACAGACAACCAGAATTCACTCAGGTAGACTTGGAAATGGCTTATGTCAATAATTGCGACCAAGTCGGCGTAGTTGTGGAAGATTTGATTCATAATGTGTGGAACAGGATCAGAAATATATCTACTTACAGAGTCAATGAACAAGGGTATCTTGAAGCTATTGACTTCGATTCAACAAAaccaaattcttctttgcattTCGGTAAACTAAAGTACATTGATGCCTTGTGCAAATATGGAATTGATAAGCCTGACCTTCGGTCAAAGTTAGAATTTGTCAACCTTAGTGAATTGTTCATTCCCTCAAGCACTAACAATGGACAATTTCCGGTGCTTGAAGCGTGTATCTTAAAAAAGGCTTTTGAGCCATCTAAAGGAAAATACAAATTGCCTCGTTCATTAATCGATCCTTTGAGCTATACAAGAAGGAAACCCATTGTGATTCCGATACAAGATGAGAACGATGCTACCAACTGGTACAAGAAgtttattgaaaaaaaagttttCTCTGAAGCTGCAACCTTTAGCGAACACAAACTTCAGGCAAGCTTAGACTTGGAAGCTGGAGATATACTTGCTTTTTCTACTAGAGCTGAATTGCCTTACGAAAACCCCACTCCTTTAGGTAAATTCAGACAGCTTGCCATTAATGAGTTCCCTGAGAAGTGGAATCGTGAAATATACGACAAGAGCCTGGGAACTATCTCCGAAGTCAAGGACACTTCTGCTATCTTTGTTGGCTCCTGGGTTGTTGAATTTCCGTTGTTTAGTCCAGTGGAAATTTCCTCCAGTTCGAACAATGATTTCCCTGAATACGACTTTACCTCTTTCGAGTCCACCCATCATCCGTTTACAATGGCAAAACATGAAGACTACGATCTTTTGGAAACAGCGCCTTTGAAGGTGAGAGGTGAGCATTACGATCTTGTTATCAATGGTGTTGAGGTAGGAGGTGGCTCCAGAAGAATCCACGATGCCGAACTTCAGAAGTTTGTATTCAAGAATATCTtgaacatcaccaactaCAATGATTTGTTTGGCCATCTTCTCCATGCATTGAGTATGGGATGTCCTCCTCATGCTGGGTTGGCCTTGGGATTCGATAGATTATGTGCCATGCTACTTGGAAGCGCAAGCATCCGTGATGTAATCGCATTTCCTAAGAACCAGTCTGGTTTCGATCCTGTTGTAGAAAGTCCTACTTCGGTTTCTGAATCCACTTTAAATCAATACTACATTACGACCAAATTGAATTCATGA
- a CDS encoding putative membrane transporter translates to MTNQLTLEEQSEGLPLFQLVIIGCLQIGQSIAFSSMYPYIYSMVKYFDIADNDSQIATYSGYLAAAFSLGEYMSLSYWSSASNIYGRKTILLCGCAGTAFSIVLYGFSTNFYMALFARLLMGICSGNTEVLRITIDEIAPEDRHKGFAFGNIFSISNKYKFIGYSLGVLGESSVSKSASKSRREDGFSIPSYPFLLPSLIAGSFVVFFINIGWLFLEETHERIKYERDIGINVGDSIRRLLRIRVPERPWNSREQYLKVDHQLLEGKIDSSELPYYPTKSRSLSVEVADFEEPSQSETGTETSDPIALPAVRNRMINNFMFCFHGVFYFEFLPILLATKLRIEDMKFPFHVRGGFGYSSIGIGILVNSSAGIGSCVAMWLIVFVKYCGIKPVSLGLIVYPIVYFLLPLLLFTSHQYNNGIPEYVPVLLLFIIILVDLSADFLTISRFQIFFDTTSSKEEKQLISRYSIRVISLAKCLAPIIGGWMISKSETHGYSELPWWALSVWSTITLLHSNYIDKSAW, encoded by the coding sequence ATGACCAACCAACTCACCTTGGAAGAACAGCTGGAGGGCCTCCCTCTTTTCCAGTTGGTAATTATTGGATGTCTCCAAATTGGTCAACTGATAGCTTTTTCTTCCATGTACCCCTATATTTACTCCATGGTTAAGTATTTTGATATTGCTGACAACGATTCACAAATCGCCACATACAGTGGATATTTGGCAGCTGCTTTTTCACTCGGCGAGTACATGAGCTTGCTGTATTGGTCCAGTGCCTCAAATATATATGGCAGAAAAACCATACTCTTGTGTGGCTGTGCTGGTACAGCATTTTCGATAGTTCTCTACGGCTTTAGCACGAACTTTTACATGGCGCTTTTTGCGAGATTGTTGATGGGAATATGTAGTGGTAATACTGAAGTCTTGAGAATTACAATAGATGAAATTGCCCCCGAAGATAGACACAAAGGTTTCGCTTTCGGCAATATCTTTCTGATCTCAAACAAGTATAAATTCATTGGGTACTCCTTGGGAGTTCTCGGTGAATCTAGCGTATCTAAGTCTGCTTCTAAGAGCCGGAGAGAAGATGgattttcaattccaagctatccatttcttcttcccaGCCTCATAGCAGGAAGCTttgttgtatttttcatcaacatcgGTTGGCtctttttggaagaaacaCATGAGCGAATAAAGTATGAGCGTGACATTGGCATAAATGTTGGAGATTCTATTAGGCGTCTATTGAGAATACGAGTACCGGAAAGGCCATGGAATCTGAGAGAACAATACCTAAAAGTTGACCATCAACTATTGGAGGGAAAAATTGATTCTTCAGAATTGCCCTACTACCCCACCAAAAGCAGATCTCTTTCTGTAGAAGTTGcagattttgaagaaccCTCGCAAAGCGAAACAGGCACAGAAACAAGCGATCCTATAGCATTACCTGCCGTAAGAAATCGCATGATTAACAATTTTATGTTCTGCTTTCACGGTGTATTCTACTTCGAGTTTCTCCCAATTTTACTTGCCACTAAACTTAGAATAGAGGACATGAAGTTCCCATTTCATGTTAGAGGAGGGTTCGGTTACAGTTCAATAGGAATTGGAATTCTTGTAAATAGTTCGGCAGGTATTGGGTCATGTGTTGCTATGTGGCTTATTGTTTTTGTTAAATATTGTGGTATAAAGCCTGTGTCTCTTGGCTTGATCGTATACCCCATTGTTTACTTTTTATTGCCCTTACTTCTTTTCACACTGCACCAGTACAATAATGGAATACCAGAATACGTACCGGTATTATTGCTTTTCATTATAATACTTGTTGATTTGTCAGCTGACTTTCTTACTATTTCCCGATTCCAAATTTTCTTCGACACTACGTCTTCCAAGGAGGAGAAACAGCTAATTAGTAGATATTCAATCAGAGTCATCAGCTTAGCAAAGTGTTTAGCCCCAATTATTGGAGGTTGGATGATATCGAAGTCCGAGACACACGGTTACAGCGAATTGCCTTGGTGGGCTCTTTCAGTTTGGTCAACGATAACACTATTACATTCTAATTACATCGATAAGAGTGCCTGGTGA
- the KTR4 gene encoding Glycolipid 2-alpha-mannosyltransferase (alpha-1,2-mannosyltransferase) (go_component membrane~go_function glycolipid 2-alpha-mannosyltransferase activity~go_process protein amino acid glycosylation): MISVLSIRLKRVILVFSLIAACVLVLIGIGTVEISSSYYNKEMISSGIQSLTDKFDFSYLQPGNNGSYNLWNMKSSTLEQTGFIIEPNNVQFKFTNPLGKKGTPQEIQEQNDKRYAQVFDKQITEPKDFDIESIRPPADPKKYKLANATIIALVRNNEASSIGKTIRRFEKKFNDKFHYPYTFLNDEPFTDAFKSRIAKYTDAPMEFVTVGPEFWKKPSFIDETRQKVEMDKLQAQNIAYATMESYHNMCRFYSGMFYNLPELQKYKYYWRIEPNVNFYTDIKYDVFKYLQGTGKKYGFTINLYDIHETVVSLWPETLRFLNLGNNYKYVNKNGAFQWLLEPHQNPKKNSDTGGYSTCHFWSNFEIADMDFYRSEAYNEWFKHLDRSGGFYYERWGDAPVHSLGLSLFADKKDIHWFRDIGYFHDPYFNCPKSENTKLCSAGRFSRWDHLNDQNCMSSWIDYSIDDLDKIY, from the coding sequence ATGATATCAGTGCTATCAATCAGACTAAAGAGGGTTATCTTGGTGTTTTCTCTTATTGCCGCATGTGTTCTTGTACTTATAGGAATAGGTACTGTAGAAATCAGTAGCTCGTACTATAACAAGGAAATGATTTCTAGTGGGATCCAGTCGTTGACCGACAAGTTTGATTTTTCGTACTTACAACCAGGCAATAATGGATCATATAACTTGTGGAATATGAAGAGTTCAACACTTGAACAAACAGGCTTCATCATCGAGCCAAACAATGTCCAATTCAAGTTCACTAACCCCTTGGGCAAGAAAGGAACCCCACAAGAGATACAGGAACAAAATGATAAGAGATACGCCCAAGTGTTTGACAAACAGATCACAGAACCAAAAGATTTCGATATCGAGTCCATTCGTCCCCCTGCAGACCCGAAGAAGTACAAGCTTGCCAATGCTACCATCATAGCCTTGGTTCGTAATAACGAAGCTAGCTCTATAGGTAAAACCATTAGAAGATTCgaaaagaagttcaacGATAAGTTTCATTACCCATACACTTTTTTGAACGACGAGCCGTTTACTGATGCATTCAAATCTCGTATTGCCAAATACACAGACGCTCCTATGGAGTTTGTGACTGTTGGACCTgagttctggaagaagCCTAGTTTTATAGATGAAACCCGTCAGAAGGTAGAGATGGACAAATTACAAGCTCAGAACATCGCCTATGCCACTATGGAGTCGTACCATAACATGTGCCGGTTCTACCTGGGCATGTTCTACAATCTTCCCGAGTTACAGAAGTACAAGTACTACTGGAGAATAGAGCCCAATGTCAACTTTTACACGGATATCAAGTACGATGTATTTAAATATCTACAGGGTACTGGCAAGAAATATGGTTTCACGATCAATTTGTACGATATTCACGAAACTGTGGTTTCGTTATGGCCCGAGACTCTTCGTTTCTTAAACTTGGGAAACAACTACAAATACGTCAATAAGAACGGCGCTTTCCAGTGGCTTTTAGAACCACATCAAAACCCCAAAAAGAATTCCGATACCGGTGGATACTCTACTTGTCATTTCTGGTCCAATTTCGAAATCGCTGATATGGATTTCTACAGGAGCGAAGCCTACAATGAATGGTTCAAACATCTTGATAGGTCCGGTGGGTTCTACTATGAACGATGGGGTGATGCTCCTGTTCATTCATTGGGATTGTCTCTCTTTGCTGACAAAAAAGATATACATTGGTTCAGAGATATTGGCTATTTCCATGATCCATACTTCAACTGCCCCAAGAGCGAGAACACCAAGCTCTGTAGTGCCGGTCGCTTCAGCAGATGGGATCACTTGAACGATCAGAACTGTATGTCAAGTTGGATAGATTACTCGATAGACGACTTGGATAAGATATACTGA
- a CDS encoding predicted protein (go_function molecular function unknown) produces the protein MSKATVSNSTSLFIDKSKAPSKDDQGIIDIGKNCAKCSQLDFLPFHCEFCNLTFCSNHRTLESHNCVGKDKFQTSRTGSPSYDGPSAKSLFPDNDERRRTLNQRLQNSQPKPTTILEKQFRVGDIAKKTPNAFSKFNKFLKIQREKSAASSSAISKLFSSKSKSSATSRTVELGKLRKDAKGDAKIPANDRIYIWSLYINGNSKESSGSSRESDEFSRINVEKDRKPIFVSKNWVVGRALDSIADNLKIPNINNSTNKSEEKLNIFKLDEEVPVHVQNNIKSISAFKNGDIIYLVRGTI, from the coding sequence ATGTCCAAGGCTACAGTTTCCAACTCTACCAGTCTTTTCATAGACAAGTCCAAAGCTCCCAGCAAAGACGACCAGGGAATAATAGACATCGGCAAGAACTGCGCCAAATGTTCCCAGCTAGATTTCCTTCCCTTCCACTGTGAATTCTGCAATCTCACTTTCTGTTCCAACCACAGAACCTTGGAATCCCACAACTGCGTAGGAAAGGACAAATTTCAAACCAGCAGAACAGGTTCGCCGCTGTACGATGGCCCCTCTGCCAAATCGTTGTTTCCGGACAACGACGAAAGAAGGAGAACACTTAATCaacggttgcaaaattcacAACCCAAACCAACAACTATTTTGGAAAAACAGTTCCGAGTCGGAGACATCGCCAAGAAGACTCCCAATGCCTTTTCTAAGTTTAACAAGTTCCTCAAGATCCAGAGGGAGAAGTCAGCTGCGTCGAGTCTGGCGATCTCGAAACTCTTTTCATCCAAGTCTAAATCTTCTGCAACCAGTAGAACTGTAGAGTTAGGCAAACTCAGGAAGGATGCTAAGGGTGACGCAAAGATACCGGCAAACGACAGAATCTATATCTGGTCTCTTTACATTAATGGCAACTCCAAGGAATCGTCAGGCTCATCCCGAGAGTCCGACGAATTCTCGCGAATCAATGTAGAAAAGGACCGTAAACCCATCTTTGTTTCCAAGAACTGGGTGGTCGGAAGGGCTCTCGATTCCATAGCTGATAACCTTAAGATCCCCAACATAAACAATAGCACAAACAAGtcagaagagaagttgaatatcTTTAAACTCGATGAAGAGGTCCCAGTACATGTGCAAAATAATATCAAGAGCATATCAGCATTCAAGAATGGGGACATTATATATTTGGTAAGGGGCACCATATGA